One window from the genome of Desulfuromonadales bacterium encodes:
- a CDS encoding pseudouridine synthase, translated as MQPVTAPPAPDILYVDDHLVVVHKPADLLVHRSPIDRRETRFALQLVRDLIGRRVYPVHRLDRPTSGVLLFGLTPEAAQTLCQSFIDGEVVKTYLAVVRGVTAAEGVIDHPLREEPDRIADPFAAPDKEAQTAMTGYRRLAATELPFAVGRHPTSRYSLVEAHPRTGRRHQLRRHFKHIFHPIIGDTKYGEGRHNRLFRKAFDCHRLLLAAVELTFPHPASGRPLTVCAPPEASFTRLIDQFGWREALPARWWG; from the coding sequence TGACCGCGCCGCCGGCGCCTGACATCCTCTACGTCGACGATCACCTCGTCGTCGTCCACAAGCCGGCCGACCTGCTGGTTCACCGCAGCCCGATCGACCGGCGTGAGACCCGTTTCGCCCTGCAGCTGGTCCGCGACCTGATCGGCCGGCGGGTCTACCCGGTACACCGCCTCGACCGGCCGACCTCAGGCGTCCTCCTTTTCGGCCTGACCCCGGAGGCGGCACAGACGCTCTGCCAGTCCTTTATCGATGGCGAGGTGGTTAAAACCTACCTGGCGGTGGTGCGCGGCGTGACGGCGGCCGAGGGAGTCATCGACCATCCTCTGCGCGAAGAACCGGACCGCATTGCCGACCCCTTCGCCGCTCCGGACAAGGAGGCGCAGACAGCGATGACCGGCTATCGACGGCTGGCCGCGACAGAGCTCCCCTTCGCCGTCGGCCGCCATCCGACCAGCCGCTACTCCCTGGTCGAGGCCCATCCCCGCACCGGCCGCCGACACCAGCTGCGCCGGCACTTCAAACACATCTTCCATCCGATCATCGGCGACACGAAATACGGCGAGGGCCGCCACAATCGGCTCTTCCGCAAAGCATTCGACTGTCACCGCCTGCTTCTCGCCGCCGTCGAACTCACCTTCCCCCACCCGGCCAGCGGCCGGCCGCTCACCGTCTGCGCCCCGCCGGAAGCATCCTTTACCCGCCTCATCGACCAATTCGGCTGGCGAGAGGCACTGCCGGCGCGCTGGTGGGGTTGA